In the genome of Dermatophagoides farinae isolate YC_2012a chromosome 4, ASM2471394v1, whole genome shotgun sequence, the window tgatttaaatccattgatttttttatatcaatCGAATCTGTTGCTATGATTAATgaaggtgatgatgatgatgatgatgatggtggtggtgatagaTCAAGCATGatggatgattttttattatttttatctatTTCATAAGAATCAatagtatcatcatcattgatgaaaccattattttgatgagcaaattttatttcatttttttcattcgatgatgattttttaaattctggttcatcatcatcatcatcatcatgaggatgatgatgatgatggtgatgagtATCAAGTGTATCGCCAGTAAATACCGATGAACATCGTCGAATATAATATGTTCCCATATGTTCACTtgtatttgataatgatgaaagacTTTTTGTTATTGGAAATATTCTACTTGAAAAGATTTCAATTTGTAGAAAATTACGAATTGGTTGTTGCACCATAATGTGCATATAATAGGCAAAAAAGAATGATATAACAGCATCGGATACAATTGAACGAAACTaatttaaatatataaaactCAAGTTAATTTTCAACATAAATAGAGAGATATATAAAATTACCATAGTCTGTGCAGATAGAATGATAGTCTGtcgaattgaaaacaaacgaTAACAGGTAACAATGATACTGGTTAGAAAGAATCCATAGGACAATTTCGAAATTGGACGAAATGCAATGGATGATAGGAATCGATTTACAATTgctaaattttaaaaaagatAGGAATTAgcaaatttttcttattcgaaaatcttcaaaaatcaatcatcactTACTGATATGTCCTTTTATACAGGAATAAATGATCCATGCATGAAGACCAACCAACATTGGTCGACCAAATGTTAACATCATTGTCAATTTAAATGTAGTAAGATTCGGATTCGATAAATTCATGTtttcaatgaagaaaaaacaggTAAAAAATCCGGCTAATGCTAAACATCCAATTATTGCATTACGCATTGATCCATTTCGATTATTGCCTGCTGTTAATTTGGCCGAAACCGATGGTCGTGTAATGATAAGATGGCCAACCCATAGGCCAATAATCAATGGCTGTAAATGTGGAAACGGATTGAACAGATAAAACATTActgattgtttgatttccataaatgatttcatttttcgatgTTCATATGGTactttaaaattaaaataaaaacgataaaCAAGATTTCCAATCGTAGCCATTATCAGTAGACAGCCATGAAAAATGTTACCACTACGTGAATTTAAATatgaattgatcaatagAATAACTGGTGCCAATAATTTTAGCTGAAAAATCATCGAAACAAATACCGTAGGTAAATTAcactaatgataataaaaaaaagtgaataaaaatgagaaattttttttcgtaacaattcaatgaaaagaTTTACCATATCTTcaatattattttgaaaattattggtGAAAAATAATGCTGACCAAATATTATCTTTACATGGTTGTGTCATTGTCTGATCAAATAGATGCCATAATGGTCCTGAACCGAATAATGGTACTACATAAATCAATCCTATCGATACGATTATCGGTAATGTATAGCGAATATAATTTCTTATCAGATAATGTACATAgatgaatgattttggtTTAAACGAAACGGCCAAAGCAATTCCACTattttaaataaacaaaacaacaaaaaaaaaattatttaatattcacaagcaaacaaattctaaaaaaaacacacacacacacatacctgaaaacaacgaaaacatcGATAAGATAATAcatacgaatgaaaaaatattttttctccgAAATAAATTGTAATGGACCTTGAACATAGAAAcgtttgatgatcatcggtGCAAATAAcattgtataataataaacattggtgatgaaaaagaaaatgatcaataaaagACGCATTGTATCCAATTGTGGATAACGATTAGGTCCTGGATTATCGAATAAATGTCTTGTATTTcttatgattgaaaatgatgtcaACACCTGTACCAATGCCGGTTTACCGAAATATAATTTTGATATACGTGATTCTTGTGATACGGAACGATCATATGttgttggatgatgatgatgatggccaccatatgtatgatgatgatgatgatgatgatgatgatgggtagCAAAAACTGATCCTGAATGTGGAATTGTATTtcgattttcaaataaatgtcGATATATAATCTCATAAGCGGTACTCAATATGACCAATATAAGtaataatagaaataatgatctatatataaataaataaatttagaAAATTCTGTAACTTCATTTCAAGAATATTTTAATATGAATATCAAACTTACAAGAATATGATCTGATAGAGGTTAAATTGTGGATCATCCGTTGCTTTTACACATTCTGGTCCAACCTGTACGCTCATGCCGGTTTTTCGTACCAAAACTATcatacaaaaatgaatgaataataaccCAGAGATACTAATAATAACTTACTTCTATTGATTGCATTTTCTACACTTTGTCGTTCACATTTATGTGGTAAACAAAGTCCAACACGTAAAAATGTACGTTGCATAAATTTATAAAGACCCATATATGTATcgatatattcatcatttaaaaattttcttacACGTGGCATACGTGTTTCAGCGATTGGTTCAtcttgattaaaattttccGGTAATGGTACAACAGGTTTAAGTAGACAATATTGTCCATAGATAATATTAGGATTTTCCGTTGGATCCGATTCAATTTCTaaacattgatcaaattcacccaatgaaacaaacattcCTTGTTGGAAGCCACCGACCAATACCGAACCGGATGCATCCAAAactatacaaaaaaaaaaacaaaacaaaaattattatacaaaaattaatcagccaaaaataaaaaatttcatacaaTTCATTGCCCATGTTTCTCGTTGATTAATTGCACGAAATACACGAAATAATGCACCTAAACATTCAGAATCTAATTGTGATTCATAAAGATAATCGGTCATACGTGATACCATTTCACGTAGAAATGGATTCAATCGTTccaacattttgtttgtaaatgtatacattcttttttttttgattttcataaacaaacaaaacaaaacaaaataaatcaaatctaCAGTTAAATAAACAAAGCCCTAAAATGAAACTTACCTATTCAAACGTTCAATCGTTTCATTGATATGTTTAACATCTTTACTTATTTCATGTGGATAATCATCCGGTATGAtacgatcaaaaaaatagcTTGCCGTACAGATGCTATTTGGATTAGATTCATATGGTTCTTCAtcactattatcatcatcatcatcatcgtcgtcgtcgtcgtcgccgtcgtcatcataatcatcatcatcatttttgttcttttttcctccattatcattattgtttggattctttttcaaccattttggtttttcaatTCTCATAATTCTTTTACTAAAATcgattgtatcatcatcatcatcggtatcTTGATCGTtagtaattttttcatcattatggccATCAAGTTTACGTTTACGTAATACCGATATCGGAACTGATTCTGTAGTTGTcgtttcattgatcattgttgattctttttcaacGACCGTAATAGATTCGgcttttgttgtcgtttcaATATCGGCTTCTATTCGGAtgataaaatagaaaaacatcatcataaaaaaatgaaaaacgaaaaatgtgaatttttgaaatcattcgtttggaaaatgaaatgatgatttgaagaTATTTTGAAGCAATATAGATTGTCATCAAAAATTTCGACAAATTTTcttggaatgaatgaatgacaatttcaaaaaaaaaattgaaagctGTTATGATgtaatacatacacacaataacagggggaaaaaaagatattttGGACCacttaccatcatcattgttgtcgcCATTAATGTGAGATTTTTTGCCACTATCCTcgtctttattattatcatcctcatcatcatcatcatcatgatcatgaataTCATCCTTGTCCAATGACAAAGTACTTGTTTCTAAATcgatatttgattgattcaatccaGCTGTTTGTGTCGATATAGTCGAATCGTGGTAATCAACAATcactgttgtcgttgtcattgaattatcatcgataCCAATTGATCGATTCGTTTTGAGTAATTGATTCtcagtattattattatttaatatcgttgatatattcaatgatgataatgatgaggtTAATAAAGATGAGGAAAttaaattcgaatcattttgttgttgtattgttgataatggcTGTGACACATGTTGCATTTGGATCAATGTCGATGTCAACGGAATGAgagcaaataataataataaaatggttgatgatgatgagaatgtcaatgttgttgatatcattgatgaatatttgattcgattatcaataaaataattgttcaaaattgattttgatgatgatgatgagtgtgATTTGGATTGTatccaatgttgatgattattattgaaagatTGATGTTGCCAATTATTCATAATAGTCGTTAAccttgacatttttttcatatcaataAATTCGGCGACattcgaaatttttgatctagttgttgttggattattattattatcatcatcatcatcattattattatttctgttgttgtaatCGACATTGTCATTAATATGGCTGTGAttatgatcgatgatgattttatcttGATCCAAATTGATGTATGGATCAATTCGATGGCTATTTCCTTTGTTTACATAACGTTGTTGAAATAGAatcgaattcatttcattcatcattgaatcgaatatCGATTTGTTTTGTGGCGATGTTTCGATACCCAAATTCATGATATGGGTGAATTGTGGTGAAAATTTTGTCGTTTAAAActtaatgaatgatgaaatattttcatttatttttttttacaatctaaattcaaatgaaaaagataacagaaaaaaaattttcaatccattcatgaaaaatgtgaatgtgaagcaacatataaatataaatatattttaagaaacaaatcaaatcaacaacaacaaaaaaaaaatataacaaaactaaactaaattgaatcaacaaacaGGTATGTTTGTCCAATCTGACTATTTCATTactatgatgaatttttcatttgaaaaaacgttatatttatatttatttttttctt includes:
- the LOC124490735 gene encoding uncharacterized protein LOC124490735, which produces MNLGIETSPQNKSIFDSMMNEMNSILFQQRYVNKGNSHRIDPYINLDQDKIIIDHNHSHINDNVDYNNRNNNNDDDDDNNNNPTTTRSKISNVAEFIDMKKMSRLTTIMNNWQHQSFNNNHQHWIQSKSHSSSSSKSILNNYFIDNRIKYSSMISTTLTFSSSSTILLLLFALIPLTSTLIQMQHVSQPLSTIQQQNDSNLISSSLLTSSLSSLNISTILNNNNTENQLLKTNRSIGIDDNSMTTTTVIVDYHDSTISTQTAGLNQSNIDLETSTLSLDKDDIHDHDDDDDEDDNNKDEDSGKKSHINGDNNDDEADIETTTKAESITVVEKESTMINETTTTESVPISVLRKRKLDGHNDEKITNDQDTDDDDDTIDFSKRIMRIEKPKWLKKNPNNNDNGGKKNKNDDDDYDDDGDDDDDDDDDDDNSDEEPYESNPNSICTASYFFDRIIPDDYPHEISKDVKHINETIERLNRMYTFTNKMLERLNPFLREMVSRMTDYLYESQLDSECLGALFRVFRAINQRETWAMNFLDASGSVLVGGFQQGMFVSLGEFDQCLEIESDPTENPNIIYGQYCLLKPVVPLPENFNQDEPIAETRMPRVRKFLNDEYIDTYMGLYKFMQRTFLRVGLCLPHKCERQSVENAINRILVRKTGMSVQVGPECVKATDDPQFNLYQIIFLSLFLLLLILVILSTAYEIIYRHLFENRNTIPHSGSVFATHHHHHHHHHHTYGGHHHHHPTTYDRSVSQESRISKLYFGKPALVQVLTSFSIIRNTRHLFDNPGPNRYPQLDTMRLLLIIFFFITNVYYYTMLFAPMIIKRFYVQGPLQFISEKKYFFIRMYYLIDVFVVFSGIALAVSFKPKSFIYVHYLIRNYIRYTLPIIVSIGLIYVVPLFGSGPLWHLFDQTMTQPCKDNIWSALFFTNNFQNNIEDMCNLPTVFVSMIFQLKLLAPVILLINSYLNSRSGNIFHGCLLIMATIGNLVYRFYFNFKVPYEHRKMKSFMEIKQSVMFYLFNPFPHLQPLIIGLWVGHLIITRPSVSAKLTAGNNRNGSMRNAIIGCLALAGFFTCFFFIENMNLSNPNLTTFKLTMMLTFGRPMLVGLHAWIIYSCIKGHITIVNRFLSSIAFRPISKLSYGFFLTSIIVTCYRLFSIRQTIILSAQTMFRSIVSDAVISFFFAYYMHIMVQQPIRNFLQIEIFSSRIFPITKSLSSLSNTSEHMGTYYIRRCSSVFTGDTLDTHHHHHHHPHDDDDDDEPEFKKSSSNEKNEIKFAHQNNGFINDDDTIDSYEIDKNNKKSSIMLDLSPPPSSSSSSSPSLIIATDSIDIKKSMDLNHNSINENESSKF